One window of the Pieris brassicae chromosome 4, ilPieBrab1.1, whole genome shotgun sequence genome contains the following:
- the LOC123708876 gene encoding calexcitin-1: MSVSEFRRKKLLYVFNVFFDVNQSGTIERKDFELAIEKVCSLRGWKPSDAKHSETHEVMIKIWDGLRKRADSNRDGQVSVDEWVSMWNDYAQNPSAALKWQQQYCHFMFQLEDASADGTIDCDEFTTVCSSYGINPQECKAAFVKMSKGKESVSWEEFQELWKEYFSTEDPNAPGNFIFGRTSF; encoded by the exons ATGTCTGTCTCTGAATTCAGACGGAAGAAGCTTCTCTACGTCTTCAACGTTTTCTTTG ATGTCAATCAAAGCGGAACTATTGAGAGGAAAGATTTCGAGCTGGCGATAGAA AAAGTGTGCAGTCTCCGCGGCTGGAAGCCTAGTGATGCTAAACACTCCGAGACTCATGAAGTCATGATCAAAATTTGGGACGGACTTCGAAAACGGGCCGATTCAAACCGCGATGGTCAA GTCTCTGTAGACGAATGGGTTTCCATGTGGAACGACTACGCTCAGAATCCTTCTGCTGCTTTGAAATGGCAGCAGCAATACTGTCACTTCATGTTCCAACTTGAAGATGCCAGCGCTGATGGGACCATCGACTGTGATGAGTTCACCACTGTCTGCTCGTCATACGGCATTAATCCTCAGGAATGCAAGGCTGCGTTCGTGAAGATGTCTAAG GGCAAGGAGAGCGTCTCCTGGGAGGAGTTCCAGGAACTTTGGAAGGAGTACTTTTCCACTGAGGACCCCAATGCCCCAGGGAACTTCATTTTTGGCAGGACCAGCTTCTAA